A stretch of Mycobacterium sp. ITM-2016-00316 DNA encodes these proteins:
- a CDS encoding GGDEF domain-containing protein, with protein MSRTIQVAIGVGTGIDGIVSLVLLWPAAGSPASGAAMATFAALQIVWGLAWCVLPWPTRWFSLAFVVSADIAIAAVVLLDGSWLFALFGWYFFALMSVYVMFFDGAKLAVGHALWVVLTACLFVTGAGSAFGGLNPLVTTLVWVVPMAAAPLGIQCGIWAMRNDAYEAVTDPLTGLLNRRGLHLHIDDLLHGSSSDEAEVDVMVVDLDRFKDINDAYGHPIGDEVLIRSARRIKAAVRGSALVARVGGEEFVVIDLAEPDRTERESDRVRDAIAAPADPPITASVGVTSVAVADLGDRGVDSLTVLDTIIERADRAMFDAKRDGGNATIRIRP; from the coding sequence ATGTCCAGGACGATCCAGGTGGCGATCGGCGTCGGCACCGGCATCGACGGGATCGTCTCGCTGGTGCTGCTGTGGCCGGCCGCCGGTAGCCCCGCGTCCGGTGCCGCCATGGCGACGTTCGCCGCTCTCCAGATTGTGTGGGGGCTTGCGTGGTGTGTTTTGCCCTGGCCCACGCGGTGGTTTTCCCTCGCCTTCGTCGTATCCGCCGATATCGCGATCGCCGCGGTGGTGCTGCTGGATGGGAGCTGGCTGTTCGCGCTGTTCGGTTGGTACTTCTTCGCTCTGATGTCGGTGTACGTGATGTTCTTCGACGGCGCGAAACTAGCTGTGGGGCATGCCCTGTGGGTGGTGCTCACGGCATGCTTGTTCGTCACGGGCGCCGGCTCGGCGTTCGGCGGCCTCAACCCCCTGGTGACGACACTTGTGTGGGTGGTGCCGATGGCCGCGGCGCCATTGGGCATCCAGTGCGGCATCTGGGCGATGCGCAACGATGCGTACGAGGCGGTCACCGACCCGTTGACCGGGTTGCTCAACCGGCGCGGGCTGCACCTGCACATCGACGACCTCTTGCACGGCAGCTCCTCCGACGAGGCAGAGGTGGACGTCATGGTGGTCGATCTCGACCGTTTCAAGGACATCAACGATGCCTACGGCCATCCCATCGGCGACGAGGTTCTGATCCGTAGCGCGCGACGGATCAAGGCCGCCGTGCGCGGCAGCGCGTTGGTGGCCCGCGTCGGCGGTGAGGAGTTCGTCGTCATCGATCTGGCCGAACCGGACCGCACGGAGCGTGAATCGGACCGCGTGCGCGATGCGATCGCCGCTCCCGCGGACCCGCCGATCACCGCCAGTGTCGGCGTCACCAGTGTCGCGGTCGCCGACCTCGGCGATCGCGGCGTGGATTCGTTGACAGTGCTCGACACCATCATCGAGCGCGCCGACCGAGCGATGTTCGACGCCAAACGCGACGGCGGCAACGCGACGATCCGCATCCGGCCCTGA
- a CDS encoding metallophosphoesterase, with protein sequence MFIVILSSVLGLAHLYVWKRLIRDTTVPGRTRWILTAAFLTPAALLVMTLMVPRFTGIDESAWFAWPGYIWFALVGYLLLALLLLEPVRLLLRGWVKRGSTVEHAAPDEPSPAVNRRVFLARTSAVAAGVAASGLVGYGAATALGPPNVLQVPVRLARLDPAFNGFRIAVVSDIHLGPLLGRRHTERIVRLINEADADLVAIVGDLVDGTVEKLGHAAEPLQDLVSREGSFFVTGNHEYFVEDTMPWIDELERLGVSSLRNENTAIRRGGAAFDLAGVNDLAGEERGDPPDFDRALAGADASRPTVLLAHQPVMVSEAAARGVDLQLSGHTHGGQTWPFQYIVEAVQPSLAGLSTHQDTQLYVSRGAGFWGPPVRVGAPPDISVLSLNAPA encoded by the coding sequence ATGTTCATCGTCATTCTGAGCTCGGTCCTCGGGCTGGCGCACCTCTATGTGTGGAAACGGTTGATCCGAGACACCACCGTCCCCGGGCGCACCCGCTGGATCCTGACGGCTGCGTTCCTGACGCCGGCCGCCCTGCTGGTGATGACGCTGATGGTCCCGCGATTCACCGGGATCGACGAGTCCGCCTGGTTCGCGTGGCCGGGCTACATCTGGTTCGCGCTGGTCGGGTACCTGCTGCTGGCGCTGCTGCTGCTGGAGCCGGTGAGGTTGCTACTGCGCGGCTGGGTGAAACGCGGCTCGACGGTCGAGCACGCCGCTCCCGATGAGCCCTCGCCGGCGGTCAACCGGCGCGTCTTCCTGGCGCGCACCAGTGCAGTTGCGGCGGGCGTCGCGGCCTCGGGGCTGGTCGGTTACGGTGCCGCCACAGCACTCGGTCCGCCCAACGTCCTGCAGGTGCCGGTCCGGCTCGCCCGGCTGGATCCGGCGTTCAACGGATTCCGGATCGCGGTTGTCTCCGATATCCATCTGGGTCCCCTGCTCGGGCGGCGGCACACCGAGCGGATCGTCCGGCTGATCAACGAGGCCGACGCCGATCTGGTGGCCATCGTCGGCGACCTCGTCGACGGCACCGTCGAAAAGCTCGGCCATGCTGCAGAACCTCTGCAGGACTTGGTGTCTCGCGAAGGGTCCTTCTTCGTCACCGGAAATCACGAGTACTTCGTCGAGGACACGATGCCGTGGATCGATGAGCTGGAGCGGTTGGGTGTGTCGTCACTGCGCAACGAGAACACCGCGATCCGGCGTGGCGGCGCCGCGTTCGACCTGGCCGGTGTGAACGACCTCGCCGGCGAAGAGCGGGGCGACCCGCCGGATTTCGATCGTGCCCTGGCAGGCGCCGACGCGTCGCGACCGACGGTGCTGTTGGCCCACCAACCGGTGATGGTCTCGGAGGCAGCGGCCCGCGGAGTGGATCTGCAGTTGTCCGGGCATACCCACGGCGGGCAGACCTGGCCGTTCCAGTACATCGTGGAGGCGGTGCAACCGTCGCTGGCAGGGCTGTCGACCCATCAGGACACGCAGTTGTACGTCTCACGCGGGGCCGGGTTCTGGGGCCCGCCGGTGCGGGTCGGTGCGCCACCGGACATCTCGGTGCTGTCCCTGAACGCCCCGGCGTAG
- a CDS encoding nitronate monooxygenase family protein, whose amino-acid sequence MSLVTKFTEAFGVQHPIAQGGMQWVGRAELVAAVANAGGLGFITALTQPTPADLANEIAKTRDLTDKPFGVNLTILPSITPPPYDEYRQVIVDSGVKIVETAGSNPAPHLPMFHGNGIKVLHKCTSVRHAVKAQTLGVDGISIDGFECAGHPGEDDVPGLVLIPAAAREIEIPMIASGGFGDARGLVAALALGADGVNMGTRFMATVESCIHQNVKDAIVATDERGTELIFRSLHNTARVASNAVSREVVDILKGGGQFEDVKDLVAGVRGRKVFDDGDIDAGIWTAGTVMGLIHDIPTVEELITRMVSEAEDIIIDRLADMVAV is encoded by the coding sequence ATGTCACTGGTCACCAAGTTCACCGAGGCGTTCGGTGTGCAACATCCGATCGCTCAGGGCGGTATGCAGTGGGTGGGTCGTGCTGAGTTGGTCGCGGCCGTCGCGAATGCGGGTGGTTTGGGTTTCATCACCGCGTTGACTCAGCCGACTCCGGCCGATCTGGCCAACGAGATCGCCAAGACCCGCGATCTGACCGATAAGCCGTTCGGGGTGAATCTGACGATCCTGCCGTCGATCACCCCGCCGCCCTATGACGAGTACCGCCAGGTGATCGTCGACTCCGGGGTGAAGATCGTGGAGACCGCGGGCTCCAATCCGGCGCCGCATCTGCCGATGTTTCATGGCAACGGGATCAAGGTGCTGCACAAGTGCACCTCGGTGCGCCACGCGGTCAAGGCGCAGACCCTGGGTGTGGATGGCATCAGCATCGACGGTTTCGAGTGCGCGGGTCACCCGGGTGAGGACGATGTTCCGGGGCTGGTGCTGATTCCGGCGGCGGCCAGGGAGATCGAGATCCCGATGATCGCCTCGGGTGGTTTTGGTGATGCGCGCGGTTTGGTGGCGGCGTTGGCGCTGGGTGCCGATGGGGTGAACATGGGTACCCGGTTCATGGCGACGGTGGAGTCCTGTATTCATCAGAACGTCAAGGATGCGATCGTGGCCACCGATGAGCGGGGCACCGAGCTGATCTTCCGTAGCCTGCACAACACCGCCCGGGTTGCCAGCAACGCGGTGTCGCGTGAGGTGGTCGACATTCTCAAGGGTGGTGGTCAGTTCGAGGATGTCAAGGATCTGGTGGCCGGTGTGCGGGGCCGCAAGGTGTTCGATGACGGAGATATCGATGCCGGGATCTGGACTGCGGGCACGGTGATGGGTTTGATCCACGATATCCCGACGGTCGAGGAGTTGATCACGCGGATGGTCAGCGAGGCCGAGGACATCATCATCGACCGACTGGCCGACATGGTCGCCGTGTGA
- a CDS encoding nitroreductase family deazaflavin-dependent oxidoreductase, with protein sequence MEKHEFDQMNTAVITEFRETGGKAGGVFEGKPLVLVHHIGAKSGIERIAPLVPLLDDGRIYIFASKGGADTHPDWYRNLLAHPEITVEIGTDTFAATARVLEGDERDSVYAKQVAAEPQFGEYQRKTERVIPVVELVRVS encoded by the coding sequence ATGGAAAAGCACGAATTCGACCAGATGAACACCGCCGTGATCACCGAATTCCGGGAGACCGGCGGCAAGGCGGGCGGGGTGTTCGAGGGCAAACCCCTGGTCCTGGTTCACCACATCGGCGCCAAGTCCGGAATCGAACGCATCGCGCCGCTGGTACCGCTGCTGGACGACGGCCGAATCTACATCTTCGCCAGCAAGGGCGGAGCCGACACCCATCCCGACTGGTACCGCAACCTCCTCGCCCATCCGGAGATCACCGTCGAGATCGGCACCGACACCTTCGCGGCGACCGCACGGGTCCTGGAAGGCGACGAACGCGACAGCGTCTACGCGAAACAGGTTGCCGCCGAACCGCAATTCGGCGAGTATCAGCGCAAGACCGAGCGCGTCATCCCGGTGGTGGAGCTGGTCAGGGTCTCCTGA
- a CDS encoding TA system antitoxin ParD family protein, translating to MANAADRVTRVAADLMDSAAAEGARQSRSAKQQLDHWARIGRSVSAQHSAARRKVEAALAGGVELAELTTEEGVVFNAEISAAIEESLADTDYGALLAARGITTVALDASGQIIEYGPDGSSSVLHPHG from the coding sequence ATGGCCAATGCCGCTGATCGTGTGACCAGGGTCGCCGCCGACCTCATGGACAGCGCGGCCGCCGAAGGCGCCCGGCAGAGTCGTTCGGCCAAACAGCAGCTGGACCACTGGGCGCGGATCGGGCGGTCGGTGTCGGCCCAGCACAGCGCGGCACGCCGCAAGGTGGAGGCCGCCCTGGCGGGCGGGGTGGAATTGGCCGAGCTGACCACCGAGGAAGGTGTCGTGTTCAACGCCGAGATCTCGGCGGCCATCGAGGAAAGCCTGGCCGACACCGACTACGGGGCGCTGCTGGCCGCGCGTGGAATCACCACCGTCGCGCTGGATGCATCCGGGCAGATCATCGAATACGGCCCCGACGGCAGCTCGTCGGTGCTGCACCCGCACGGGTGA
- a CDS encoding lytic transglycosylase domain-containing protein, which translates to MDTNARVGPTPIRGVAARLVAAFGMLIVLAGCSDRSDPRAVESSSLPPVATETSTPTTPPPAPPTPAPAQPRLAPEPAQVADDLVADEQTLRNPSSTPEARRAAARRQQAAYRVIGRHPEWDGVTRPRIPPPLLTAYDLNIEARRHLDALLTGEAKDTLPAWRIEAPRPAEELLAHYRASEAASGVGWNYLAAVNLIETRLGSIAGTSTAGAQGPMQFLPSTFAAYGGGGDIHAPRDSIMAAGRYLAANGFVTDPDHALYRYNNSDHYVQAVKNYAAVLAADPAAFAGYHDWEVYYRTTAGDVLLPVGYARTSTIPVAEYLAAHPQ; encoded by the coding sequence ATGGACACGAATGCACGAGTTGGCCCCACGCCGATCCGCGGTGTCGCCGCCCGGCTCGTTGCGGCCTTCGGGATGCTCATCGTGCTCGCGGGATGCTCGGACAGGTCGGACCCGAGGGCGGTGGAATCGTCCTCGCTTCCCCCGGTGGCGACGGAAACCTCAACGCCCACAACACCACCACCAGCACCGCCCACGCCGGCGCCGGCCCAGCCCCGGCTGGCACCTGAGCCCGCTCAAGTGGCCGACGACCTGGTGGCCGACGAGCAGACGCTACGGAATCCGTCGTCCACGCCCGAGGCGCGCCGCGCCGCCGCCCGTCGTCAGCAGGCCGCCTACCGCGTCATCGGCAGACACCCGGAATGGGATGGGGTGACCCGTCCCCGCATCCCGCCGCCGTTGCTGACGGCCTATGACCTCAACATCGAGGCGCGGCGGCACCTCGATGCGCTGCTGACCGGTGAGGCCAAGGACACCCTGCCGGCATGGCGGATCGAGGCGCCGCGTCCCGCCGAGGAGCTGCTGGCCCACTACCGCGCGTCCGAGGCCGCCTCAGGTGTCGGCTGGAACTACCTGGCCGCGGTGAATCTGATCGAGACCCGGTTGGGCAGCATCGCGGGTACCAGCACCGCGGGCGCGCAGGGGCCCATGCAGTTTCTGCCGTCGACATTCGCCGCCTACGGCGGGGGCGGTGATATCCACGCACCGCGCGACAGCATCATGGCCGCCGGGCGGTATCTGGCCGCCAACGGTTTCGTCACCGATCCCGATCACGCCCTGTACCGCTACAACAACTCCGACCACTACGTGCAGGCGGTCAAGAACTACGCCGCCGTGCTGGCCGCCGATCCCGCGGCGTTCGCCGGCTATCACGACTGGGAGGTGTACTACCGGACGACGGCCGGCGACGTGCTGCTGCCCGTCGGGTATGCGCGGACCAGCACGATCCCGGTGGCGGAGTACCTTGCCGCTCATCCGCAGTAG
- a CDS encoding CdaR family transcriptional regulator: protein MQITPDAAAVAAMIDVNDLAERIGLRAVEVIADLHNAQDKDLEQLTVDAALSNVHAVLRGFAGAEEPGSAQSPELTLSWVATMAQRGISVAAIPRCYVIGMGLCDAALRKAVHGLTASEEVKWNLTNAALTYLYEYCEKITGDLVEHYQRERELWVRGADSVRAELVLAILAGRPVDLHATSAALGYNLDRPHMALMVWSDPRNPDKPPLQALKRAAAQLAHQLKGMELLVVPAGSAMVWAWTSGPALTDQPAGELSIDVPLLAAIGGFSQGVDGFARSHRQAKDARRMAGVFSHAAGTVTNHRQVALAALLTHDLSASRAFVEDELGELSSDTERNRRLRATLAVYFEENMSWSRTAERLGVHQNTVMYRVQQAKELLSCSLADRRLELEAALRLAEVSANLSPGGLAGSGQPDLDVCQDDWK from the coding sequence GTGCAGATAACACCCGACGCCGCCGCGGTGGCGGCCATGATCGACGTGAACGACCTGGCCGAGCGGATCGGTCTGCGTGCCGTCGAGGTGATCGCGGATCTGCACAATGCGCAGGACAAAGACCTGGAACAACTGACGGTCGACGCCGCGCTGAGCAATGTGCACGCGGTACTGCGCGGCTTCGCCGGGGCCGAAGAGCCGGGGTCGGCACAGTCACCGGAGCTGACGCTCAGCTGGGTGGCCACGATGGCTCAGCGAGGTATCAGCGTCGCGGCGATACCCCGTTGCTACGTGATCGGGATGGGTCTTTGTGACGCGGCCCTGCGCAAAGCGGTTCACGGACTCACCGCGTCCGAGGAGGTGAAGTGGAACCTCACCAATGCCGCGCTGACCTATCTCTACGAGTACTGCGAGAAGATCACGGGTGATCTCGTCGAGCATTACCAACGGGAACGCGAGCTATGGGTGCGTGGTGCCGACTCGGTGCGGGCCGAGCTGGTCCTCGCCATCCTCGCCGGTCGTCCCGTCGACCTGCACGCGACCAGCGCTGCGCTGGGATACAACCTCGATCGACCGCACATGGCCTTGATGGTGTGGAGCGACCCCCGTAATCCCGACAAGCCGCCCCTGCAGGCGTTGAAAAGAGCGGCCGCGCAGTTGGCTCATCAACTCAAGGGTATGGAGTTGCTGGTGGTGCCTGCGGGTTCGGCCATGGTGTGGGCGTGGACAAGTGGTCCGGCGCTCACCGACCAGCCGGCCGGCGAGCTGTCGATCGACGTTCCGCTGCTGGCCGCGATCGGCGGGTTCAGCCAGGGTGTCGACGGATTTGCGCGGTCCCACCGGCAGGCCAAGGACGCCCGCCGGATGGCCGGCGTGTTCTCGCACGCGGCCGGGACGGTGACGAATCACCGCCAGGTGGCGCTGGCCGCGCTGCTCACCCACGACCTGTCGGCATCCCGGGCCTTCGTCGAGGATGAGCTCGGTGAACTCAGCTCCGATACCGAGCGTAACCGCAGGTTGCGGGCCACTCTGGCGGTCTATTTCGAGGAGAACATGAGCTGGAGCAGGACCGCCGAACGGTTGGGTGTGCATCAGAACACCGTGATGTACCGCGTTCAGCAGGCAAAAGAGCTCCTGTCGTGTTCCCTGGCCGATCGCCGGCTCGAGTTGGAGGCGGCACTGAGGCTGGCCGAAGTCAGCGCCAACCTCAGCCCCGGCGGACTCGCCGGTTCGGGTCAGCCGGATCTGGACGTGTGCCAGGACGACTGGAAGTAG
- a CDS encoding TetR/AcrR family transcriptional regulator has protein sequence MSRSSSHEFGTRRRTVLFDTLIALFLAEGFAHLTLDDIAARLHCSKSTLYTLAGSKEQLVQMATVHFFRRATADVETEVAEAVGARAQISAYLSAVGTALDAASDQFMADLDAFPPSRDVYERNTALAARRVQDIIAAGVAGGEFRDVHAAFAADLAATMMVRIQQRTVRANTGLDDASAYRELAAILTTGLSA, from the coding sequence GTGAGTCGATCCTCATCACACGAATTCGGCACCCGCCGACGCACGGTGCTGTTCGACACCCTCATCGCGCTGTTCTTGGCCGAGGGATTCGCGCATCTGACTCTCGATGACATCGCCGCACGACTGCACTGCTCCAAGTCGACGCTGTACACCCTGGCCGGCAGCAAGGAGCAGCTCGTGCAGATGGCTACGGTCCATTTCTTCCGCCGTGCGACCGCCGATGTCGAGACCGAAGTCGCCGAGGCCGTCGGCGCGCGCGCCCAGATCTCCGCGTACCTGTCGGCGGTCGGGACGGCGCTGGATGCGGCGTCGGATCAATTCATGGCCGACTTGGACGCCTTCCCGCCATCGCGAGATGTCTATGAACGCAATACCGCGCTGGCGGCGCGCCGGGTCCAGGACATCATCGCCGCCGGTGTCGCCGGCGGCGAATTCCGCGATGTGCATGCCGCGTTCGCCGCCGATCTTGCCGCCACCATGATGGTGCGCATCCAGCAACGCACCGTGCGCGCCAACACCGGACTCGACGACGCGAGCGCCTATCGCGAACTTGCCGCCATCCTCACCACCGGCCTGAGTGCCTGA
- a CDS encoding LuxR C-terminal-related transcriptional regulator, producing the protein MTTATLEVPDLSSFVPLLDIDPTVETPPPVADGTPLDDWTVVGAPLRDHALRAQICAVLHRVAALPGFAAVPVLDDERNFTTIEAALDTAREQLSALAGSHHDVVIGPAMARYVALLTELADLRVQLGQVRAAQRSERYAATRNALARLHGVDSVAQMLERAPAELARCGFDRVIVSRVEDSTWWVENVHVRADPEWANEIAEAGRANPAHIDHLLVESEIMRRRAPVLVRDVQHDPRINAAIGAASLSRSYVAAPIMPDGRVIGMLHADCYLSRRHVDEEDLAVLWMFTEGFGYAFQRTALSERLRGARDEIQRMARDIATSADDLCSARTTLGRPRGHAADHATPPVAASLAANSSIEMLLSRREIEVVSLMAEGMSNGAIATHLVISEGTVKTHVKHILRKLKASNRAEAVFRYMRMTAVHGTPQPSRTSSMLLA; encoded by the coding sequence GTGACTACCGCCACCCTTGAGGTTCCCGATCTGAGCAGCTTTGTCCCGCTTCTCGATATCGATCCGACGGTTGAGACGCCGCCTCCGGTGGCCGATGGGACACCGCTGGATGACTGGACCGTCGTCGGCGCACCGCTGCGCGACCATGCTCTGCGTGCCCAGATCTGCGCGGTGCTGCACCGAGTGGCCGCGCTGCCCGGCTTTGCCGCAGTCCCGGTGCTCGACGATGAACGCAACTTCACCACGATCGAGGCGGCGCTGGATACGGCGCGCGAACAACTGTCGGCTCTGGCCGGCTCGCACCACGATGTAGTGATCGGTCCGGCCATGGCGCGCTACGTCGCACTGCTCACCGAATTGGCCGACCTGCGTGTGCAACTGGGGCAGGTGCGAGCAGCGCAGCGCAGCGAGCGGTACGCGGCGACCCGCAACGCGCTCGCGCGCCTGCACGGCGTCGACTCGGTCGCACAGATGCTGGAACGTGCGCCCGCCGAACTGGCCAGATGCGGCTTCGACCGGGTGATCGTGTCCCGGGTCGAAGACTCGACATGGTGGGTGGAGAACGTCCACGTCCGGGCAGACCCGGAGTGGGCCAACGAGATTGCCGAGGCCGGTCGCGCGAACCCGGCGCACATCGATCACCTACTGGTCGAAAGCGAGATCATGCGGCGTCGCGCACCGGTCCTTGTTCGCGACGTGCAGCATGATCCGCGCATCAATGCGGCCATCGGTGCGGCCTCGCTGTCGCGGTCCTACGTCGCAGCGCCGATCATGCCCGACGGACGAGTCATCGGCATGTTGCACGCAGACTGTTACCTGAGCCGTCGGCACGTCGACGAGGAAGACCTTGCCGTGTTGTGGATGTTCACAGAGGGCTTCGGCTACGCCTTCCAGCGCACCGCGCTCAGCGAGCGACTCCGCGGCGCCCGCGATGAGATCCAGCGGATGGCGCGCGATATCGCGACGTCCGCTGACGACCTGTGTTCGGCCCGCACGACCCTCGGGCGGCCGCGCGGGCACGCCGCGGACCACGCGACACCTCCGGTGGCGGCATCGTTGGCGGCCAATTCGAGTATCGAAATGCTGTTGTCGCGCAGAGAGATCGAGGTCGTCTCGCTGATGGCCGAAGGCATGAGCAATGGTGCGATCGCCACACATCTGGTGATCTCGGAGGGCACGGTCAAGACGCACGTCAAGCACATTCTGCGTAAGTTGAAGGCGTCCAACCGGGCCGAGGCGGTGTTCAGGTATATGCGGATGACAGCCGTGCACGGAACGCCGCAACCCTCACGAACGTCTTCGATGTTGTTGGCATGA
- a CDS encoding cyclopropane mycolic acid synthase family methyltransferase, with product MSRQLKPHFENVQAHYDLSDDFFRLFLDPTQTYSCAYFERDDMTLEEAQIAKIDLALGKLDLQPGMTLLDVGCGWGSTLNRALERYDVNVIGLTLSANQQAHVEQLFAASESPRSKRVELRGWEQFDEPVDRIVSIGAFEHFGFDRYDDFFDFAYNALPDDGIMLLHTILGLHPDEVREKAIPLSMEMARFCLFMVREIFPGGRLPSVRMVNAHAVKPGFTVTRFQSLQPHYPTTLDYWSAALEARKDEAIALQSQEVYDRYMKYLLGCPPLFRSGLIDVGQFTLTK from the coding sequence ATGTCCAGGCAGCTGAAGCCACACTTCGAGAACGTGCAGGCGCACTACGACCTGTCCGACGATTTCTTCCGGCTGTTCCTCGACCCGACGCAGACCTACAGTTGCGCCTACTTCGAGCGTGACGACATGACGCTGGAAGAGGCGCAGATCGCCAAGATCGACCTGGCGCTGGGCAAGCTGGATCTGCAGCCGGGTATGACGCTGCTCGACGTCGGGTGCGGCTGGGGCTCGACGCTGAACCGCGCGCTGGAACGCTACGACGTCAACGTGATCGGGTTGACCCTCAGCGCGAACCAGCAGGCGCACGTCGAGCAGTTGTTCGCGGCATCGGAGAGCCCGCGCTCCAAGCGGGTCGAGTTGCGTGGCTGGGAACAATTCGACGAGCCGGTGGATCGCATCGTGTCGATCGGCGCCTTCGAGCATTTCGGCTTCGACCGATACGACGACTTCTTCGACTTCGCCTACAACGCACTGCCCGACGACGGCATCATGCTGCTGCACACCATCCTGGGTCTGCACCCCGACGAGGTCCGTGAAAAAGCCATACCGCTGAGCATGGAGATGGCCCGGTTCTGCCTATTCATGGTCCGCGAGATCTTCCCCGGCGGCCGGCTGCCGTCGGTGCGGATGGTCAACGCGCATGCGGTCAAGCCCGGTTTCACCGTCACCCGGTTCCAGTCATTGCAGCCCCACTACCCCACCACGCTGGACTACTGGTCCGCGGCGCTGGAGGCACGCAAGGACGAAGCCATCGCCCTGCAGTCCCAGGAGGTCTACGACCGCTACATGAAGTACCTACTCGGCTGCCCGCCGCTGTTCCGCAGCGGCCTGATCGACGTCGGGCAGTTCACGCTGACGAAATAG
- a CDS encoding zeta toxin family protein — MRRLDLVVGPNGAGKSTFIELTLAPLLPGSPVVNADEIARHRWPGAAVDHAYDAARIAADTRAKLIELGESFIAETVFSHPSKLALIDTAQTAGYSVVLHVVLIPEELAVERVRHRVRAGGHQVPEDKIRQRYRRLWDLVAVAGMRAESTSCYDNSARRGPRIVAQLNAGFAVGTPSWPAWTPDVLTTTWPGL; from the coding sequence GTGAGACGCCTCGACCTCGTCGTCGGCCCCAACGGTGCGGGCAAGTCCACCTTCATCGAGTTGACGCTGGCGCCGCTGCTTCCCGGCAGCCCGGTGGTCAACGCCGATGAGATCGCCAGGCACCGGTGGCCGGGCGCCGCCGTCGATCACGCCTACGACGCGGCCCGCATCGCGGCCGACACGCGGGCGAAGCTGATCGAGCTCGGTGAGTCGTTCATCGCCGAGACGGTGTTCTCGCATCCGTCGAAACTCGCTCTGATCGACACCGCGCAGACGGCGGGCTACTCGGTGGTGCTGCACGTGGTGCTGATCCCCGAGGAACTGGCCGTCGAGCGGGTGCGGCATCGTGTCCGGGCCGGCGGACACCAGGTGCCCGAAGACAAGATCCGGCAACGGTACCGGCGACTGTGGGACCTGGTCGCCGTCGCGGGGATGCGCGCCGAGTCCACCAGCTGCTACGACAACAGTGCGCGAAGGGGCCCTCGGATCGTGGCCCAGCTCAACGCGGGGTTCGCGGTGGGCACGCCGTCATGGCCGGCGTGGACGCCGGACGTTCTGACGACGACATGGCCTGGCCTGTAA